The genomic stretch CAGGTTTTTCAACTTCTCCATAAATCCATCCAAGTTGTGAATTCAGATTAACATTATTTTTATATTCATCAGATTTAATAAGTTCTAAATAGTATTCTAAGGCTTCTTCATATTTTCCCATTTTACTTAAAGTATTTGCAAACATAAGTTTTAATGTTAAATCATCTCTGCCCAAATTTTTTATAATAGTAAGATAATTATAAGATTTCTCATATTCACCTAAATAATAGTATGCATAAGCAAATTCTGTATTTATCCAAATATCATCTCTTCCTAATTCATTTGCTCTTTTTAAATATATTAAGCCATTTCTATAATCTTCTAAATCGTCATAAACATAGGCTAAATCTGATAATATTCCTATACTATCTTTATATTCATCTTTATTTATTATGTCTTTTAAAAGTTTTATTGCTTCTGTATGCCTTCCTAAAGCAACTAGCACAGATGAAGTCCTTGAAACAAGTGCTAAATCAACTTCAACAGGAGATAACTCTTTTGCTTTTTTCATATATTCAAGAGCTTCACTAGGTTTCTCTAATAGAAAATATGTCCAACCAATTTCTTCATTTATCCAAGAATCATCCCTTCCTAGTTCAGTAGATTTTTTATAACTTTCCAAAGCCTCTTCATATCTGCCTTGTTCTTTTAAATTATATCCTAATTGAGAGTATACCCATTTATCATTATCTCCGAGTTCTATTGCTTTTCTAAGATGTTTTTCAGCTTCAGTATAGTTTTCAAGTTTATTATATATCCAACCTAATCTTTCTTCTGCAAAAATAAGTTCATCTGTAACATCAGCTTGTGCATCTTTTTCAGAATAAAGTTTAGCATATTTTTCACTTTTATATAAATATTCTATACACTCTTTATAATTTTCTTTTTCTTCATCTATTTCAGAAGATAAATTTTGGTATATCCAGCATAAAAAAATATAATTATCTGGCTCATCTGGATTAAGTTCTATTGCTTTCAAAAAATATTTTTCTGCTTCTCTATTTCTATCCAAATAAAAATATGAATAGCCAACACGATAATTCCATATACCATCTTCACTTTTTTCATTTTCAATAGATTTTAATAGCTCCAATGCTTTTTCATAATTATCCACATTATTATATGCTCTTGCTAAAATTCCTATAATTTCTGAATTTTTTTCCTCATTAGGAAGTACTTCAATTTTATCAATTATTTCTTGGTTTTTTCCTTCTTTATGTAATTTATTTAAAAAATCTACT from Fusobacterium simiae encodes the following:
- a CDS encoding tetratricopeptide repeat protein, whose protein sequence is MENNIVDFLNKLHKEGKNQEIIDKIEVLPNEEKNSEIIGILARAYNNVDNYEKALELLKSIENEKSEDGIWNYRVGYSYFYLDRNREAEKYFLKAIELNPDEPDNYIFLCWIYQNLSSEIDEEKENYKECIEYLYKSEKYAKLYSEKDAQADVTDELIFAEERLGWIYNKLENYTEAEKHLRKAIELGDNDKWVYSQLGYNLKEQGRYEEALESYKKSTELGRDDSWINEEIGWTYFLLEKPSEALEYMKKAKELSPVEVDLALVSRTSSVLVALGRHTEAIKLLKDIINKDEYKDSIGILSDLAYVYDDLEDYRNGLIYLKRANELGRDDIWINTEFAYAYYYLGEYEKSYNYLTIIKNLGRDDLTLKLMFANTLSKMGKYEEALEYYLELIKSDEYKNNVNLNSQLGWIYGEVEKPEEALKYLFKAEELGKDDRMINIDIGINLARTGEIKEGINRLKRASIMEDGITLDDKIFLNSEIAYWYGELGNTDNALEYLYIAEGLGRNDAWLNSQIGWNLLEKDLHKALEYFNKAKKLGKDDAWINMQFGFAYSKLGEYEKAISSFKKARELGMNNSWLLYQLGIALKEYGNIEEAIKIFKEEIEITDYKGFGDLQLAWCYALIDEKEKAKEYFENVDKYLASSLENDEELKKDYNTVKELINSNIYFN